In one Thermanaerovibrio velox DSM 12556 genomic region, the following are encoded:
- the dctP gene encoding TRAP transporter substrate-binding protein DctP: MKRLIMGLLAFLAFAPAAFGAEITLKFAGQYPADHPGSRLMRDIASEILKRTNGRIAVRVYPGNQLGDYTLVYEELIKGTIDMALISVPSQFDPRLELMYVNGYVRGYDSAKKIFAPNGWLFKKMDELNGRLGVKLLGFYVEGMIGTGTTKPAKDPLNPKVDKGILCRVPNMDVYKLGAEAMGYRTITIPYADVYQAMQTGVCDGVNGFATTAALTALGDVIKYWYATNYSMECINFFMSKKVWDRLKPEDRKVIADVMTKATIKSIDEAKALDEASMKAMEKKGIKVFRYSEAQLLPISKAIAESWPKLEKKMTRELMDEFRKNLAPR; encoded by the coding sequence ATGAAGAGATTGATAATGGGGCTTCTGGCGTTCCTGGCCTTCGCGCCCGCCGCGTTCGGGGCGGAGATCACCCTTAAGTTCGCCGGCCAGTACCCGGCGGACCACCCGGGAAGCAGACTCATGAGAGACATAGCCTCGGAGATACTGAAGCGAACCAACGGCAGGATTGCCGTGAGGGTGTACCCCGGGAACCAGCTGGGGGACTACACGCTGGTTTACGAGGAGCTCATAAAGGGCACCATAGACATGGCCCTCATATCGGTTCCCAGTCAGTTCGATCCTAGGCTTGAGCTCATGTACGTGAACGGCTACGTCCGGGGTTACGACTCCGCCAAGAAGATATTCGCCCCCAATGGATGGCTCTTCAAGAAGATGGACGAGCTCAACGGACGGCTTGGGGTCAAGCTCCTGGGATTCTACGTGGAGGGAATGATAGGGACCGGAACCACCAAGCCCGCCAAGGACCCCTTAAATCCCAAGGTGGACAAGGGCATCCTCTGCCGGGTTCCCAACATGGACGTGTACAAGCTAGGGGCCGAAGCTATGGGTTACAGGACCATAACCATACCCTACGCGGACGTCTATCAGGCCATGCAGACCGGGGTCTGCGACGGGGTCAACGGCTTTGCCACCACCGCGGCCCTCACCGCACTGGGCGACGTGATCAAGTACTGGTACGCCACCAACTACTCCATGGAGTGCATCAACTTCTTCATGAGCAAGAAGGTGTGGGACAGGCTCAAGCCCGAGGACCGGAAGGTCATAGCGGACGTTATGACCAAGGCCACTATAAAGAGCATCGACGAGGCCAAAGCCCTGGACGAGGCCTCCATGAAGGCCATGGAGAAGAAGGGCATAAAGGTCTTCCGCTACAGCGAGGCCCAGCTGCTCCCCATATCCAAGGCCATAGCGGAGAGCTGGCCCAAGCTGGAGAAGAAGATGACCCGGGAGCTCATGGACGAGTTCAGGAAGAACCTGGCCCCCAGGTAA
- a CDS encoding response regulator: protein MVLDERGASMVPYGAVIAEDDRSMVRLYRAFMEGVEGIRLIGVASSGDELLDYFRRGGRADLLILDIYLEGANGLAALRQIRALRAEVDAIVVSSEGAPRVVGEAMRLGIFDYLIKPFGASRFRKAMEDFVAFRRRLERLDQRLSQDDLDRLFPRGDSGEELPKGLHRATLKGILSCLSSKGEMTSEDLAEELGLSKSTVRRYLDYLIREGEVELKLKHAGRGRPVNLYVPVVGNAG, encoded by the coding sequence ATGGTCTTAGACGAAAGGGGGGCTTCCATGGTTCCCTACGGGGCGGTGATAGCCGAGGACGACCGTTCCATGGTGAGGCTCTACAGGGCCTTCATGGAGGGGGTGGAGGGGATAAGGCTAATTGGGGTGGCCTCTTCCGGGGATGAGCTGCTCGATTACTTCCGAAGGGGCGGCAGGGCGGACCTTTTAATCCTTGACATATACCTTGAGGGGGCCAATGGACTGGCGGCGTTAAGGCAGATCCGAGCCCTTAGGGCGGAGGTGGACGCCATAGTGGTGTCCTCCGAGGGGGCCCCCAGGGTGGTTGGGGAGGCCATGAGGCTTGGTATCTTCGACTACCTGATAAAGCCCTTCGGGGCATCCCGGTTCAGAAAGGCCATGGAGGACTTCGTGGCCTTCCGGCGCCGGCTTGAGAGGCTTGACCAGAGGCTTTCCCAGGACGACCTGGACAGGCTCTTCCCCCGGGGGGACTCGGGGGAGGAGTTGCCCAAGGGCCTTCACAGGGCCACGCTGAAGGGAATATTATCCTGCCTGTCCTCCAAGGGGGAGATGACCAGTGAGGATTTGGCGGAGGAGCTTGGACTTTCTAAGTCCACGGTGCGCCGATACCTGGACTACCTGATCCGGGAGGGGGAGGTGGAGCTTAAGCTGAAGCACGCGGGCAGGGGCAGGCCCGTTAACCTCTACGTCCCGGTGGTGGGAAATGCCGGTTGA
- a CDS encoding TRAP transporter small permease subunit, with the protein MSLIDRISALVGKVLMYITLAIVAVVVYGVAVRYFVGRADVRAMFLSVWMYGTLFVMGGAYTLLEKGHVSVDIVYTRLPSGAKRFLDLINLVIILACCGVILYVNFPIAHQSFLLREVDSSLGVVFAPPIWWFKWVPVVGVVLMGLQALSLFIRRLKSKDVPEGGM; encoded by the coding sequence TTGAGCTTGATAGACCGCATCAGCGCTTTGGTGGGAAAGGTGCTCATGTACATCACCTTGGCCATAGTGGCGGTGGTGGTGTACGGGGTTGCGGTGAGGTACTTCGTCGGAAGGGCCGATGTTAGGGCCATGTTCCTATCCGTTTGGATGTATGGGACCCTCTTCGTGATGGGGGGAGCTTATACTCTCCTTGAGAAGGGGCACGTTTCGGTGGACATAGTCTACACCAGGCTTCCTTCGGGGGCTAAGCGGTTTTTGGATCTCATCAACCTGGTCATAATATTGGCTTGCTGCGGTGTGATCCTGTACGTCAACTTCCCCATAGCCCATCAGTCGTTCCTGCTCCGGGAGGTGGACTCCAGCCTTGGGGTGGTGTTCGCCCCCCCCATATGGTGGTTTAAGTGGGTCCCGGTGGTGGGAGTTGTCCTAATGGGGCTTCAAGCTTTGTCGCTTTTCATCCGGCGTTTGAAATCCAAGGACGTCCCCGAAGGAGGTATGTAG
- a CDS encoding TRAP transporter large permease, translating into MSESYAPIVMFAALFGMILINLPVAFALFVTSMVFGVVYWGWGGLYVVFQGIWTLMNNWALVSLPLFVFMSAILEKSGVAEELFTTLYDLFGKVRGSLAIVAVLFGYLIGAMSGVIAAAVSAMALILFPVMEKNRYDRRLSIGSLLAAGCLPQVVPPSFNMIVYGSVAGVSVGKLFAGGLGVGLVMALVFIAYIWVYSTLNKDRVPVIAEEIPLREKMASLRFIVGPFLIIIGVLGSIFSGMATPTEASGVGAFLSLSYVALRRRLKGDVLKDSLLVTLKVTSMACWIMAAGSAFSSVFSGIGGRALMVGFLTSMPAAKFSVLAFSMAIIFVLGMFIDPVSIIMIMTPILTPAVVELGYDPIWWGIVFCSLLLLSYITPPVGLGLYYFKGVAQDVPMDEICKSVLPFVILMFLAVVIIVLFPDSAMWFVRNLGRS; encoded by the coding sequence ATGTCAGAGTCTTACGCCCCCATAGTGATGTTCGCCGCCCTCTTCGGGATGATACTCATCAACCTCCCGGTGGCCTTCGCCCTCTTCGTAACTTCAATGGTCTTTGGGGTTGTCTACTGGGGATGGGGCGGGCTTTACGTGGTCTTCCAGGGCATATGGACCCTCATGAACAACTGGGCCCTGGTGTCCCTGCCGCTTTTCGTGTTCATGTCCGCCATACTGGAGAAGAGCGGGGTGGCGGAGGAGCTCTTTACCACCCTCTATGACCTCTTCGGAAAGGTGAGGGGTTCTCTTGCCATCGTGGCGGTGCTCTTCGGTTACCTCATAGGGGCCATGTCGGGAGTGATCGCCGCGGCGGTTTCCGCCATGGCGCTCATCCTCTTCCCGGTCATGGAGAAGAACCGCTACGACAGGCGCCTTTCCATTGGCTCCCTCCTGGCGGCGGGATGTCTTCCCCAGGTGGTCCCCCCAAGCTTCAACATGATAGTCTACGGCTCCGTGGCGGGGGTTTCGGTGGGCAAGCTCTTCGCCGGGGGCCTTGGAGTTGGCCTGGTGATGGCGTTGGTCTTCATCGCCTACATATGGGTATACAGCACCTTGAACAAGGACAGGGTGCCGGTCATAGCGGAGGAGATCCCCTTAAGGGAGAAGATGGCCTCCCTCCGGTTCATAGTGGGCCCCTTCCTAATAATAATCGGCGTGCTGGGATCCATATTCTCCGGAATGGCCACCCCCACCGAGGCCTCGGGGGTCGGGGCTTTCCTGAGCCTTTCTTACGTGGCCTTGAGAAGACGCCTTAAGGGGGATGTGCTCAAGGACTCCCTGTTGGTGACCCTCAAGGTCACATCCATGGCCTGCTGGATAATGGCCGCCGGTTCCGCCTTCAGCTCCGTGTTCAGCGGGATAGGCGGAAGAGCCCTGATGGTGGGCTTTCTAACCTCCATGCCGGCGGCTAAGTTCTCGGTCTTGGCCTTCTCAATGGCCATAATCTTCGTTCTAGGCATGTTCATAGACCCGGTGTCCATAATAATGATCATGACCCCGATCCTCACCCCTGCGGTGGTGGAGCTGGGCTACGACCCAATCTGGTGGGGCATCGTCTTCTGCTCCCTCCTGCTTCTCTCCTATATAACCCCCCCGGTGGGGTTGGGGCTCTACTACTTCAAGGGGGTCGCCCAGGATGTGCCCATGGATGAGATCTGCAAAAGCGTTCTTCCCTTCGTGATCCTCATGTTCCTTGCGGTGGTGATCATCGTCCTGTTCCCCGACAGCGCCATGTGGTTCGTGAGGAACCTGGGCAGGAGCTGA
- a CDS encoding LmeA family phospholipid-binding protein has product MNPLKLKFKNQQGGLENPKSSVKRAYMLLTAGIIAVLFGTIHLSPWGSQALAGEDRILSGDFSPSSQGEALLKDLVRSLLPEEMVVVLDQEPTNGEARHMYILARGAKAAGVRVDQIAMEAFFVKINPKGDEGGYPFTAIEGLFQCSVTDQDVNRFLKDAIMGSGENSWKGLNVEFQDGRLRASGTFCSKGISAVVRLDGALSIKDQSAVELKDYTVKVNGSETQMEEIRKAIRDAQPLLDLSGMPFPVKLKRISAAQGALTLGTEKEPAEFQGIRYVYQR; this is encoded by the coding sequence TTGAACCCACTAAAGTTAAAGTTTAAAAACCAACAGGGAGGACTCGAAAACCCCAAGAGCTCCGTGAAAAGGGCTTACATGTTGCTCACCGCGGGGATCATCGCCGTCCTCTTCGGAACGATCCACTTGAGCCCCTGGGGATCCCAGGCCCTGGCAGGGGAGGATAGGATCCTCTCAGGGGACTTCTCCCCCTCCTCCCAAGGGGAGGCCCTGTTGAAGGACCTCGTAAGATCCCTCTTGCCCGAGGAGATGGTGGTGGTCTTAGACCAAGAACCGACCAACGGGGAAGCAAGGCATATGTACATTTTAGCCCGGGGGGCCAAGGCGGCAGGGGTCAGGGTGGACCAGATAGCCATGGAGGCCTTCTTCGTGAAGATAAACCCCAAAGGGGATGAGGGCGGGTATCCCTTCACCGCCATAGAGGGACTGTTCCAGTGTTCCGTTACCGATCAAGACGTGAACCGTTTCCTCAAGGACGCGATCATGGGCTCCGGCGAAAATTCATGGAAGGGGCTGAACGTGGAGTTCCAGGACGGAAGGCTCAGGGCCTCCGGGACCTTCTGCTCCAAGGGGATATCCGCGGTGGTCCGGCTGGACGGGGCTCTCTCGATCAAGGACCAGTCCGCGGTGGAGCTCAAGGACTACACCGTGAAGGTGAACGGCTCGGAGACCCAAATGGAGGAGATCCGGAAGGCCATCCGCGACGCCCAGCCCCTGCTGGACCTGTCCGGGATGCCCTTCCCGGTGAAGCTCAAGCGCATATCCGCCGCCCAGGGGGCGCTCACACTGGGGACCGAGAAGGAACCGGCGGAGTTCCAGGGCATAAGATACGTCTATCAACGGTGA
- the pncA gene encoding bifunctional nicotinamidase/pyrazinamidase, which produces MRALLVVDVQYDFLPGGALPVPHGDLVIPVINKIMDRFPLVVATQDWHPKGHLSFASSHEGKDAFQSIHLNGQPQTLWPDHCVQGTEGAMISNELRQEPIQLIIRKGTDPKVDSYSAFFDNLKIRPTGLAGYLRERGVTEVWVAGLAGDYCAFYSAMDAAEAGFSVFFLEDGVRPISPEGFERAKEAMIQRWIKIVTSSQLDH; this is translated from the coding sequence ATGAGAGCCCTACTGGTGGTGGACGTGCAGTACGACTTCCTGCCCGGCGGCGCCCTTCCGGTGCCCCATGGGGACCTGGTGATACCGGTCATAAACAAGATCATGGACCGCTTCCCCCTGGTAGTGGCCACCCAGGACTGGCACCCCAAGGGGCACCTCAGCTTCGCCTCCAGCCATGAGGGGAAGGATGCCTTCCAGTCGATCCACCTGAACGGACAACCCCAGACCCTGTGGCCAGACCACTGCGTGCAGGGCACCGAGGGGGCCATGATCTCCAATGAACTTAGGCAGGAGCCGATCCAACTCATAATCCGCAAGGGCACCGATCCCAAGGTGGACAGCTACAGCGCCTTCTTCGACAACCTCAAGATCAGGCCCACCGGGCTCGCGGGCTACCTGAGGGAACGGGGGGTGACGGAGGTCTGGGTGGCGGGGCTGGCGGGAGACTACTGCGCCTTCTACTCCGCCATGGACGCTGCCGAAGCGGGCTTCTCCGTCTTCTTCCTCGAGGACGGCGTAAGACCCATAAGCCCAGAGGGGTTCGAAAGGGCCAAGGAGGCCATGATCCAAAGGTGGATAAAGATCGTCACATCCAGCCAGCTGGACCATTGA
- a CDS encoding methyl-accepting chemotaxis protein — protein MDGYLLKMRGVLRMERVLRGFSIRARLWFLLIGLVIAMGGVSAFLLSRLDMAKGEADKMYSFGASGMRWAMSAMASGEMSVINSYRSLNSRTPEDREKWAKESVTSIEEALEYLDRYKATLRAGDLGSLKAYEEARAALEAMREVNIRVEEMTSSGASEEEIKAFLGASREKTQRAIGALEELVGVSQRVMSSSKEGLDRSVGNAKRVAVSISLLVALLALLVGIGVTLSISRPLTAMVKKIEDMATNLDLRFGDPGSYGDEIGILGVSLAKMFRHFEEIIHQVRSISQSVSDQAETFSATAEEANASVQEVRSQLELTVSRIDDLASGSEEVSASVGEVASASSTAAQRSTEVAEQVVKAKEQQDAGMAFVRQAVESIGSVAEKARSSMEMVEKLHERANTIQAIVAQIGGIADQTNLLALNAAIEAARAGEHGRGFAVVAEEVRKLAEESAHAAKSISDIAEAISQDLNVVVESVEDNAKGADQVRELSQKVLEVFERISESLSGISMAAQDMAATAEEEAASAEEIASVIQGMADKTRDVHDATSVVASQIRDVSQVAEQVAQGATELAAIAEKLDREISRFKVSGKEGAGRLSPSYSPYPALDASAS, from the coding sequence ATGGATGGATACCTGCTGAAGATGAGGGGGGTGTTAAGAATGGAAAGGGTGCTCAGAGGTTTCTCCATAAGGGCCAGGCTTTGGTTCCTGCTCATCGGTTTGGTGATAGCCATGGGGGGTGTTTCCGCCTTCCTCCTGTCAAGACTGGATATGGCCAAGGGGGAGGCAGACAAGATGTACTCCTTTGGGGCCTCGGGGATGCGCTGGGCCATGTCCGCCATGGCAAGCGGGGAGATGTCGGTCATAAACAGCTACCGGTCTTTGAACTCCCGTACCCCCGAGGACCGGGAGAAGTGGGCAAAGGAGTCGGTAACGTCCATAGAGGAGGCCTTGGAGTACCTGGACCGTTACAAGGCCACCCTCAGGGCAGGGGATCTTGGGAGCCTTAAGGCCTACGAGGAGGCAAGGGCGGCCCTGGAGGCTATGAGGGAGGTTAACATAAGGGTAGAGGAGATGACCTCTTCCGGAGCTTCCGAGGAGGAGATAAAGGCCTTCCTTGGGGCATCAAGGGAGAAGACCCAGAGGGCCATAGGCGCGTTGGAGGAGCTGGTGGGGGTTTCCCAGCGGGTGATGTCCTCTTCAAAGGAGGGACTTGATCGCTCGGTGGGCAATGCCAAAAGAGTGGCGGTGTCTATCTCCCTGCTGGTGGCCCTTCTGGCGCTGCTGGTAGGGATTGGGGTAACCCTCTCCATATCAAGGCCCTTGACAGCCATGGTGAAGAAGATCGAGGACATGGCAACCAACCTGGACCTCAGGTTCGGTGATCCCGGCAGCTACGGGGACGAGATAGGGATCCTGGGGGTGTCCTTGGCTAAGATGTTCCGCCACTTCGAGGAGATAATCCACCAGGTGCGGTCCATATCCCAGAGCGTGAGCGATCAGGCGGAGACCTTCTCCGCCACCGCCGAGGAGGCCAACGCTTCGGTGCAGGAGGTCCGCTCCCAGCTGGAGCTCACGGTTTCCCGCATAGATGACCTGGCCTCCGGCTCCGAGGAGGTATCCGCCAGCGTGGGTGAGGTGGCCTCCGCGTCGTCCACCGCCGCCCAGCGGAGCACCGAGGTGGCGGAGCAGGTGGTGAAGGCCAAGGAGCAGCAGGACGCGGGGATGGCCTTCGTAAGGCAGGCGGTTGAGTCCATAGGCAGCGTGGCGGAGAAGGCCAGAAGCTCCATGGAGATGGTGGAGAAGCTGCACGAGAGGGCCAACACCATACAGGCCATAGTGGCCCAGATAGGGGGCATAGCGGACCAGACGAACCTCTTGGCGTTGAACGCCGCCATAGAGGCCGCCCGGGCGGGTGAGCACGGCCGGGGCTTCGCGGTGGTGGCGGAGGAGGTGCGCAAGCTGGCGGAGGAGTCCGCCCATGCGGCCAAGAGCATATCGGACATAGCGGAGGCCATATCCCAAGACCTCAACGTGGTGGTGGAGTCCGTGGAGGACAACGCCAAGGGGGCGGACCAGGTAAGGGAGCTGTCCCAGAAGGTGCTGGAGGTCTTTGAGCGGATAAGCGAGAGCTTGAGCGGCATATCCATGGCGGCCCAGGACATGGCGGCCACGGCGGAGGAGGAGGCGGCAAGCGCGGAGGAGATAGCCTCGGTGATCCAGGGCATGGCGGACAAGACGAGGGACGTGCACGACGCCACCTCGGTGGTGGCGTCCCAGATAAGGGACGTCTCCCAGGTGGCGGAGCAGGTGGCTCAGGGGGCTACGGAACTTGCGGCCATAGCGGAGAAGCTGGACCGGGAGATATCCCGCTTCAAGGTGAGCGGGAAGGAAGGGGCGGGCCGTCTATCCCCTTCCTACAGCCCTTACCCGGCCCTTGACGCCTCAGCCTCTTGA
- a CDS encoding secondary thiamine-phosphate synthase enzyme YjbQ, producing the protein MKSHTEYLWMNTPRRKELVHITPLLDEILERSGISDGFMLVSAMHITSGIIVNDNESGLHKDIMEWLERLAPEDPSYQHHLTGEDNGDAHLKRILVHHQAVIPVTDGKLDLGPWERVFYAEFDGQRRKRVVVKVIGI; encoded by the coding sequence TTGAAGAGCCACACCGAGTACCTATGGATGAACACCCCAAGGCGGAAGGAGCTGGTTCACATAACCCCGCTTCTCGACGAGATCCTCGAGCGCAGCGGCATATCCGACGGCTTCATGCTGGTCTCCGCAATGCATATAACGTCTGGGATAATCGTAAACGACAACGAGTCAGGGCTTCACAAGGACATAATGGAGTGGCTGGAGCGCCTGGCCCCGGAGGACCCCTCTTACCAGCACCACCTCACGGGGGAGGACAACGGGGATGCTCACCTAAAGCGGATCCTGGTGCACCATCAGGCGGTCATCCCCGTTACGGATGGCAAGCTTGACCTAGGACCCTGGGAAAGGGTCTTCTACGCCGAGTTCGACGGCCAAAGGCGCAAGCGGGTGGTGGTGAAGGTAATAGGCATCTAG
- a CDS encoding PAS domain-containing sensor histidine kinase: MPFGYEGSGFLDFPLLDLLHSCPDPIWCIRTSDRKWMFLTLGMEELLRMPIPDFLVRFSLGMVIHPDDMGAFNSFLEEAQSDGSASVEIRMIRGDQSEVWVALRAVGHRDDSGVCKYLVGIARDVSELRRYQQELRKSELKWKTVLDNAGEAFLTVDRSGRITYVNKSFETILGYDRNKVVGESLWALVPEDQRSIIDYQWSLRNIRWQRRYEIELLRSDGSRIPVRIIATVVKGFSSDPEDYLHFGFIDDLTQEKRIYREQKDQLKFLKTLLDTIPNPVFYKDAKGRYQGFNRAFQELFGLGDGDFQMEPEVLPEEFVARDVSSDMELLKNPGTMSFDFSMGSDDDRRDFVIRKASFFDHCGRVGGFVGVMTEITSMKRMERVLREAKERAEASSRAKMAFVSHISHEIRTPMNAVVGLSEVLLEECRDPDMRRDLELIHQASSSLMDILGDILDIAAVEAGKLKLEMVPFSIEEVCSPIFSLMGAEAERKGLDFVQRIDRSARGFFLGDPLRVRQLLWNLLSNAVKFTERGTVSTRITWKDGGVLFVVSDTGVGIDEEHLDRIFGYFERGEDLLTRRLPGTGLGLALCKSLVFLMGGTIEVRSSKGEGSEFSFWLPLERASEAALPKKDQEPEVPELPKGLKVLLAEDNWANQRLMTTVLRRMGLDVLCASDGKEALGIFEQEGPFDMVLMDVQMPVMDGLEVTRRIRGMEKGSGRRTLIVGLTAFSSPEDRKACVEAGMDRFLAKPVSPSRLRKELGRIWAFTSKEKSLIDPAVLLEMADGSKELAKDFASDVLKMIPSYVSSLESAVESGLSAEGVADKVEKSLHRLKGTAGYLGALSLEKDLADMLHRWRDRGNLQVLEGLPDLIDKLKGLEEELKRYLGDDA, translated from the coding sequence ATGCCCTTTGGTTATGAGGGGTCGGGTTTCCTGGACTTTCCGCTGTTGGATCTTTTGCACTCCTGCCCTGACCCCATATGGTGCATCAGGACATCGGACCGCAAGTGGATGTTCCTAACCCTTGGCATGGAGGAACTCCTCAGGATGCCCATTCCGGATTTCCTGGTCCGTTTCAGCCTGGGCATGGTGATACATCCCGATGACATGGGCGCGTTCAACTCCTTTTTAGAAGAGGCCCAATCGGACGGCAGTGCCTCCGTGGAGATCCGGATGATCCGGGGGGATCAGAGCGAGGTATGGGTTGCCCTGCGGGCGGTGGGGCATCGTGACGATAGCGGGGTCTGCAAGTACCTGGTGGGGATAGCCCGGGACGTGTCGGAGCTGAGGCGCTACCAACAAGAGCTCAGGAAGTCCGAGCTCAAGTGGAAGACCGTGCTTGACAATGCCGGGGAGGCGTTCCTCACGGTGGACCGCTCCGGCAGGATAACCTACGTCAATAAATCCTTCGAGACCATTCTGGGGTACGACAGGAATAAGGTAGTTGGGGAGTCCCTTTGGGCGCTGGTACCGGAGGATCAGAGGTCCATCATAGATTACCAGTGGAGCTTAAGGAACATACGGTGGCAGAGAAGGTATGAGATAGAGCTCCTAAGATCTGATGGTTCCAGGATCCCGGTGAGGATAATAGCTACCGTGGTCAAGGGGTTCTCGAGCGATCCGGAGGACTACCTGCATTTCGGCTTTATAGATGACCTTACCCAGGAGAAGCGCATATACAGGGAGCAGAAGGACCAGCTGAAGTTCCTTAAGACCCTTCTTGACACCATACCCAACCCAGTCTTTTACAAGGACGCAAAGGGGCGCTATCAGGGGTTCAACAGGGCGTTTCAGGAGCTGTTTGGGCTTGGGGACGGGGATTTCCAGATGGAGCCCGAGGTCCTGCCTGAGGAGTTTGTGGCCCGGGACGTCAGCTCCGACATGGAGCTGCTTAAGAACCCTGGCACCATGAGCTTCGACTTCTCCATGGGGTCCGACGATGACCGGAGGGACTTCGTGATACGGAAGGCGTCTTTCTTTGACCACTGCGGCAGGGTGGGCGGCTTCGTGGGGGTCATGACCGAGATCACTTCGATGAAGAGGATGGAGAGGGTGCTAAGGGAGGCTAAGGAGAGGGCGGAGGCTTCCTCCAGGGCCAAGATGGCCTTCGTGTCCCACATAAGCCACGAGATAAGGACCCCCATGAACGCGGTGGTGGGGCTGTCGGAGGTGCTCCTGGAGGAATGCAGGGATCCGGATATGAGGAGGGATCTGGAGCTCATCCACCAGGCCTCTTCGTCCCTCATGGACATACTGGGGGACATCCTGGACATCGCCGCCGTGGAGGCTGGGAAGCTTAAGCTGGAGATGGTCCCCTTCTCCATAGAGGAGGTGTGTTCCCCCATCTTCAGCCTCATGGGTGCCGAGGCGGAGCGCAAGGGGCTTGACTTCGTGCAGCGCATAGATCGATCCGCCCGGGGTTTCTTCCTGGGGGACCCGTTGAGGGTGAGGCAGCTTTTATGGAACCTTTTGAGCAACGCGGTGAAGTTCACCGAGCGAGGTACTGTGTCCACCCGGATAACCTGGAAGGACGGGGGAGTTCTGTTCGTGGTGTCCGACACGGGGGTTGGGATAGACGAGGAGCACCTGGACCGGATATTCGGTTACTTTGAACGTGGAGAGGACCTTTTAACCCGCCGGCTCCCGGGCACTGGGCTTGGTCTTGCGCTTTGCAAGAGCTTGGTGTTTCTAATGGGTGGCACCATAGAGGTTAGGAGTAGCAAGGGGGAGGGGAGTGAGTTCTCCTTCTGGCTGCCCCTTGAGAGGGCGTCGGAAGCGGCCTTGCCGAAGAAGGACCAGGAACCGGAAGTGCCGGAGCTCCCGAAGGGGCTCAAGGTGCTTTTGGCGGAGGATAACTGGGCCAACCAGCGTCTCATGACCACCGTGCTTCGCCGGATGGGACTTGACGTCCTATGCGCCTCCGACGGGAAGGAGGCCTTGGGGATATTTGAGCAGGAAGGGCCCTTTGACATGGTGCTCATGGATGTCCAGATGCCCGTGATGGATGGCCTTGAGGTGACCCGCCGTATAAGGGGGATGGAGAAGGGCTCCGGCCGGAGGACCCTGATAGTGGGGCTTACCGCCTTCTCATCCCCTGAGGACCGGAAGGCCTGCGTGGAGGCCGGGATGGACCGTTTCCTGGCCAAGCCGGTCTCACCCTCAAGGCTCCGCAAGGAGCTTGGCCGTATTTGGGCCTTCACTTCCAAGGAGAAGTCCCTGATAGATCCAGCGGTTCTGCTGGAGATGGCGGACGGCTCAAAGGAACTGGCCAAGGACTTTGCAAGCGACGTGCTCAAGATGATCCCTTCCTACGTGAGCTCCCTCGAGAGCGCCGTGGAGTCCGGGTTATCCGCCGAGGGGGTGGCGGATAAGGTGGAGAAGTCCCTCCACCGGCTCAAGGGCACCGCAGGATACCTTGGGGCGTTGTCCCTGGAAAAGGACCTGGCGGATATGCTCCACCGGTGGAGGGATAGGGGAAATCTTCAGGTTTTGGAGGGCCTCCCGGACCTGATCGATAAGCTTAAGGGACTTGAGGAGGAGCTTAAACGTTACCTGGGAGATGACGCCTAG
- a CDS encoding manganese efflux pump MntP family protein: MGVCFLDLLFSLALGLSLSMDAFAVSCAMGVCGLSDMKGALKLSLSFGFFQAIMPLLGWLGASSFGKYLGRVDHWVALGALSFVGVKMILEGREKLRGETCPASLDLGPGRLLTLSIGTSIDALAVGVGFIGMRLNVPFTSAVIGLVTFLVCLLGVLGSGRLFKPRGGAFEIAGGAVLIIIGVKIMLEHLG, encoded by the coding sequence ATGGGGGTATGTTTTTTGGATCTCCTATTCTCGTTGGCCCTTGGGCTCAGCCTCTCCATGGACGCCTTTGCTGTGTCCTGCGCCATGGGGGTTTGCGGACTGTCGGACATGAAGGGGGCGCTGAAGCTTTCCCTTAGCTTCGGGTTCTTCCAGGCCATCATGCCTTTATTGGGTTGGCTGGGGGCAAGCTCCTTCGGTAAATATCTTGGGAGGGTGGACCACTGGGTTGCCCTTGGGGCCTTGTCCTTTGTTGGAGTGAAGATGATCTTGGAGGGCCGGGAGAAGCTGAGGGGAGAGACTTGCCCCGCCAGCCTAGATCTTGGACCTGGCCGGCTCTTGACCCTTTCCATAGGCACCAGCATCGACGCCCTGGCGGTGGGGGTTGGGTTCATTGGGATGAGGCTTAACGTCCCCTTCACCTCTGCTGTCATAGGCCTTGTCACCTTCCTGGTCTGTCTTTTGGGGGTGCTGGGATCCGGACGGCTCTTCAAACCCCGGGGAGGGGCTTTTGAGATAGCCGGTGGAGCGGTGCTCATCATCATAGGGGTGAAGATCATGCTGGAACACCTCGGGTAG